In Tessaracoccus flavus, the following are encoded in one genomic region:
- a CDS encoding DNA integrity scanning protein DisA nucleotide-binding domain protein → MNAELWDGQASYRRSLEQVANDALDAAGADLDVRAFVVGIPLDSDGGVVVEPARGHFDRSIVAQSTYLGTRRFNKLLREEAPDTDSPIYLAALEARTRRRAVADKLDYAARANGRIHFVGVSVRIGDHSVFPVLAIQGDQWRELPQLPDDAGDDFLTARSFQEAVLNTVLDVASRELDRQIPGSMVRIDPESVLRSAADLFVSAVVARTGQDQAFGALQAFDAVSAQPYEGRSGRGSILLAPQGDAGIQTVMELEHPVPIGRARSLRKVLELSVGGLHLLCDGREVYGLGKLDPDTPREHSFEARVSGNGSWELWDGDVPYLRVDNGVPGMPRELLNEDEFSVTVDRVFPDVSARNARFLWEIARGCTRQPHGTMLVVHPEAGSEAQRLLPQAYAITPARLGPEALSAATGIDGAVLVSPDGRCHAVGVILDGLATGTGDPSRGARFSSAIRYLAGAGRGAMVIIVSEDGKIDLLPKTKQRVRRATVQRAVDRLVAASAEGEDEDRFMRADRGVEAIEFYLNQEQCDVVNAAREAVEGRQWDLARVRRQYIPIAPDPAMDDSYFVDRAQDTPA, encoded by the coding sequence GTGAATGCGGAGTTGTGGGACGGTCAGGCGAGTTACCGTCGCTCCCTGGAACAGGTGGCCAACGACGCCCTGGATGCGGCGGGTGCCGATCTCGATGTCCGCGCGTTCGTCGTCGGCATCCCGCTCGATAGCGACGGCGGCGTGGTGGTGGAGCCCGCTCGCGGCCACTTCGACCGAAGCATCGTGGCTCAGTCCACCTACCTCGGCACGCGTCGGTTCAACAAGCTGCTGCGCGAAGAGGCACCGGACACCGACTCCCCCATCTACCTGGCCGCCCTGGAAGCCCGCACCAGGCGTCGGGCGGTCGCCGACAAGTTGGATTACGCAGCCCGCGCGAACGGCCGCATTCACTTCGTCGGTGTCAGCGTTCGGATCGGCGACCACTCGGTCTTCCCGGTGCTGGCTATCCAGGGCGATCAGTGGAGAGAACTCCCCCAGCTTCCCGACGACGCCGGCGACGACTTCCTGACCGCACGGTCGTTCCAGGAGGCGGTGCTCAACACGGTGCTGGACGTGGCCTCCCGTGAGTTGGACCGCCAGATCCCCGGCTCCATGGTTCGAATCGATCCGGAGTCGGTCCTCCGCTCTGCCGCCGACCTCTTCGTGTCGGCCGTGGTGGCACGCACGGGCCAGGACCAGGCCTTCGGCGCCCTCCAGGCCTTCGACGCCGTCTCAGCTCAACCTTACGAGGGGCGCTCGGGCCGGGGCTCGATCCTGCTGGCTCCGCAGGGAGACGCGGGCATCCAGACGGTCATGGAACTCGAGCACCCCGTACCGATCGGCAGGGCCCGCTCCCTGCGCAAGGTCCTCGAACTCTCCGTCGGGGGTCTCCACCTGTTGTGCGACGGACGCGAGGTCTATGGCCTCGGCAAACTCGACCCCGACACCCCGCGCGAGCACTCGTTCGAGGCAAGGGTGTCAGGAAACGGGTCCTGGGAGCTCTGGGACGGTGACGTGCCGTACCTCCGTGTCGACAACGGCGTCCCCGGGATGCCCCGAGAACTCCTCAACGAGGACGAGTTCTCCGTCACGGTCGACCGCGTCTTCCCAGACGTGTCGGCCAGGAACGCCAGGTTCCTGTGGGAGATCGCCCGGGGCTGCACACGCCAACCGCACGGCACCATGCTGGTGGTCCACCCGGAGGCCGGCTCCGAGGCGCAGCGTCTGCTGCCGCAGGCCTATGCCATCACCCCCGCTCGGCTCGGACCGGAAGCCCTGAGCGCTGCGACCGGGATTGACGGGGCGGTGCTCGTCTCGCCCGACGGCCGCTGCCATGCCGTCGGGGTGATCCTGGACGGGCTGGCCACCGGTACCGGCGACCCCTCCCGCGGCGCCCGGTTCAGCTCCGCCATCCGCTACCTCGCGGGTGCGGGGCGAGGCGCGATGGTGATCATCGTCTCGGAGGACGGGAAGATCGACCTGCTGCCGAAGACCAAGCAGCGGGTCCGCAGGGCCACCGTGCAGCGCGCCGTCGACCGTCTGGTGGCGGCGTCGGCCGAAGGCGAGGACGAGGACCGGTTCATGCGCGCGGACCGGGGGGTCGAGGCGATCGAGTTCTACCTCAACCAGGAGCAGTGCGACGTCGTCAACGCCGCCCGCGAAGCCGTCGAGGGACGTCAGTGGGACCTTGCGCGCGTTCGGCGGCAGTACATCCCCATTGCCCCCGACCCTGCCATGGACGACTCCTACTTCGTCGACCGCGCCCAGGACACCCCAGCCTGA
- a CDS encoding rhomboid family intramembrane serine protease, which yields MTEPTARRATLRSALLVVGSLLALMWALEILDTVTLNALDAYGIEPRQASDLPNILWSPLLHFGWAHLISNSVPFLVLGVLVYVSGFGRWLVATLSSVIASGLAAWALAPIGSITAGASGVIFGWLTFLLVRGFFTKKPGQIGLAVLVFLLYGGVLLGVLPGAPGVSWQAHLGGAVGGVLAAWWMSRRGHRYGVGH from the coding sequence ATGACCGAGCCCACCGCCCGACGTGCAACGCTCCGCAGTGCGCTGCTGGTCGTCGGCAGCCTCCTGGCCCTGATGTGGGCGCTGGAGATCCTCGACACTGTGACCCTCAACGCCCTCGATGCCTACGGCATCGAACCGCGGCAGGCGAGCGACCTGCCGAACATCCTCTGGTCGCCCCTGCTGCACTTCGGCTGGGCGCACCTCATCAGCAACTCCGTGCCGTTCCTCGTGCTGGGCGTGCTCGTGTATGTCTCGGGGTTCGGCCGGTGGCTGGTGGCGACGCTGTCGTCGGTCATCGCCTCGGGGCTGGCGGCCTGGGCGCTCGCCCCCATCGGTTCGATCACCGCCGGAGCATCGGGCGTCATCTTCGGATGGCTGACCTTCCTGCTGGTCAGAGGCTTCTTCACGAAGAAGCCCGGCCAGATCGGCCTCGCGGTACTGGTCTTCCTGCTCTACGGGGGCGTGCTGCTGGGCGTCCTGCCCGGCGCCCCGGGAGTCAGTTGGCAGGCGCACCTCGGTGGGGCCGTCGGTGGCGTACTCGCGGCCTGGTGGATGAGCCGGCGCGGCCATCGCTACGGCGTCGGACACTGA
- a CDS encoding aminoacyl-tRNA deacylase, with protein MPGDREISWPKLRSVLGVSRLSMPSAEAALAVTGFERGTITPFGTTTPLPVVADERVRGRQVSIGAGAHGVAATLDGDALVAHFHALVADVTD; from the coding sequence GTGCCGGGAGACAGAGAGATCAGCTGGCCCAAGCTCCGCTCCGTCCTGGGCGTGTCGCGTCTGTCGATGCCCAGCGCCGAGGCTGCGCTGGCGGTGACCGGTTTCGAGCGGGGCACGATCACGCCCTTCGGCACGACGACCCCGCTCCCCGTCGTCGCGGACGAGCGGGTGCGGGGTCGTCAGGTGTCAATCGGCGCCGGCGCCCACGGGGTGGCGGCCACCCTCGACGGGGACGCGCTCGTGGCGCACTTTCACGCCCTCGTCGCGGACGTCACCGACTAG
- a CDS encoding NUDIX hydrolase, translating to MRVVGVTHPLGAPVTSFDIDHGCHPRVTLFDHGYVPVRPLAAVKSADDIVFTWLVREVSVADQRPPERHTVYVSTPDETPRRYQRIGAYALVVSQRGILGTVNSRLTGAPGTWALPGGGVDPDESPADAVLREIYEETGQEVVLDRVLSLESEHWVGRSLAGRLEDFHALRVVYGAICKTPSDPVVHDVGGSTERADWVPARAWRKLHWTNSSRNLLAQYARKLSRPISP from the coding sequence ATGCGCGTCGTCGGTGTCACCCATCCACTTGGGGCACCCGTGACCTCGTTCGACATCGACCACGGATGCCACCCCCGGGTGACGCTGTTCGATCACGGATATGTGCCTGTTCGCCCGCTCGCCGCCGTGAAGAGCGCAGACGACATCGTCTTCACCTGGCTCGTCCGCGAGGTGTCGGTGGCCGACCAGCGTCCCCCCGAGCGCCACACGGTCTATGTGTCCACTCCCGACGAGACGCCCCGCCGCTACCAGCGCATCGGCGCGTATGCGCTCGTCGTCTCGCAGCGCGGCATCCTGGGCACCGTCAACTCACGGCTGACTGGCGCACCCGGCACCTGGGCGCTGCCGGGAGGTGGCGTGGACCCGGACGAATCCCCCGCCGACGCAGTGCTCCGGGAGATCTACGAGGAGACCGGTCAGGAAGTAGTCCTCGATCGCGTCCTCTCCCTGGAGTCGGAGCACTGGGTGGGCCGGTCGCTGGCCGGTCGGCTGGAGGATTTCCACGCCCTGCGCGTCGTGTACGGCGCGATATGCAAAACACCCAGCGACCCCGTCGTCCACGATGTGGGTGGATCGACAGAACGGGCCGACTGGGTGCCTGCTCGCGCCTGGCGCAAGTTGCATTGGACGAACAGCTCCCGGAACCTGCTGGCGCAGTACGCCCGGAAGCTGAGCCGCCCGATCAGTCCCTGA
- a CDS encoding Bax inhibitor-1/YccA family membrane protein has product MANPIIGRPDAFTRHGEAPGHQYQSYGAPQGYGAPQGYGAPQGFDPSLQQAPHQAPVGRMTLDDVIVKTAMTLGVVFLSAIATFRLLPMEFLLPALIGSGIVGLITVFFVAGRTKLPVGGVMFYALVEGVFVGAFSKYFEFLFPGIVVSAVLATFVTAASTLAAYKFFNIRVTPKFRKMVMIGTMSLLGVLLVNFVLALFGVNTGLREVGSGAGMLAILVSVIAVALAVANLIVDFDSVERGIAQGAPAQESWRAALGITVTMVWLYVEILRILSYFRD; this is encoded by the coding sequence ATGGCAAATCCGATCATCGGGCGCCCCGACGCTTTCACCCGTCATGGGGAGGCGCCCGGGCACCAGTACCAGAGTTATGGAGCCCCCCAGGGCTACGGCGCGCCTCAGGGCTACGGCGCACCGCAGGGGTTTGACCCCTCGCTCCAGCAGGCCCCCCACCAGGCCCCGGTCGGCCGCATGACCCTTGACGACGTGATCGTCAAGACCGCCATGACGCTGGGTGTCGTCTTCCTCTCCGCGATCGCGACGTTCCGGCTCCTCCCGATGGAGTTCCTCCTGCCGGCGCTCATCGGCTCGGGCATCGTCGGGCTGATCACCGTGTTCTTCGTCGCGGGCCGCACCAAGCTGCCGGTCGGCGGAGTGATGTTCTACGCGCTCGTCGAGGGCGTGTTCGTCGGGGCGTTCTCGAAGTACTTCGAGTTCCTCTTCCCCGGCATCGTCGTGTCCGCGGTGCTGGCCACCTTCGTCACGGCCGCCTCGACGCTGGCTGCGTACAAGTTCTTCAACATCCGGGTCACCCCCAAATTCCGCAAGATGGTGATGATCGGCACCATGTCGCTGCTCGGCGTGCTGCTCGTCAACTTCGTGCTGGCGCTCTTCGGCGTCAACACGGGGCTCCGCGAAGTAGGTTCCGGGGCCGGCATGCTCGCCATCCTCGTCTCGGTGATCGCCGTGGCGCTGGCGGTGGCCAACCTCATCGTCGACTTCGACTCCGTCGAGCGGGGCATCGCCCAGGGGGCTCCGGCCCAGGAGTCGTGGCGTGCGGCGCTCGGCATCACGGTCACCATGGTGTGGCTCTACGTCGAGATCCTTCGCATCCTGAGCTACTTCAGGGACTGA
- a CDS encoding DUF4307 domain-containing protein — protein sequence MTPEDQARLAQRYPKASPIDYVLGVGAGLATLAAIGLVIASGIEQSTPPVAGMVRSFEVTSPSEITAELVIQRENPSDAVECRLYAQAESYEKVAEDIIGIAPGTETLTSVDISLKTVKEATAITLDACRVVG from the coding sequence GTGACTCCAGAAGATCAGGCGCGCCTCGCGCAGAGGTACCCCAAGGCCTCCCCCATCGACTACGTGCTCGGGGTGGGCGCCGGCTTGGCTACGCTGGCGGCGATCGGGCTGGTCATCGCCAGCGGCATCGAACAGTCGACGCCGCCGGTGGCCGGCATGGTGCGCAGCTTCGAAGTGACAAGCCCGTCCGAGATCACGGCGGAGCTTGTCATCCAGCGTGAGAACCCGTCCGACGCCGTCGAGTGTCGGCTGTATGCGCAGGCGGAGTCCTACGAGAAGGTCGCCGAGGACATCATCGGCATCGCGCCCGGCACCGAAACCCTCACCAGCGTCGACATCTCGCTGAAGACCGTCAAGGAAGCCACCGCCATCACCTTGGACGCCTGCCGAGTGGTTGGCTGA
- a CDS encoding neutral zinc metallopeptidase: MEFRSDARIDQSNVRYGGGGGRRGGRGMAVGGGLGGIIILVLMLLFGGGGIGDILGGGGAAQPQQQQPQENPNCQTGADIERDPECRWPAYVTAINDYWSQALEGYQPATTQLFSGQVGTACGTGSSEMGPFYCPGDNTVYIDTEFMGVLLNQLGAAGGYAAEAYIVAHEYGHHISNLTGQMREARAGGNDTGPESNAVRLELQADCYAGVWFKNAMNDPDGLIETVTQDDLNRIVDAARAVGDDHIQQQQGGRVVPESWTHGSSQMRQYWVAKGFQSGDPNVCDTFSTDDLGG, encoded by the coding sequence ATGGAGTTTCGCTCCGACGCCAGAATCGACCAGTCCAACGTCCGGTACGGCGGTGGAGGCGGTCGGCGCGGCGGCCGAGGCATGGCCGTGGGCGGAGGCCTGGGTGGCATCATCATCCTCGTCCTGATGCTCCTCTTCGGGGGAGGAGGCATTGGCGACATCCTGGGCGGCGGCGGTGCCGCGCAGCCCCAGCAGCAGCAACCGCAGGAGAACCCCAACTGCCAAACGGGTGCTGACATCGAGCGCGACCCTGAGTGCCGTTGGCCGGCCTACGTCACCGCCATCAACGACTACTGGAGCCAGGCGCTGGAGGGGTACCAGCCCGCGACCACCCAGCTCTTCAGCGGCCAGGTCGGCACCGCCTGCGGCACCGGTTCCTCCGAGATGGGCCCGTTCTACTGCCCGGGCGACAACACGGTCTACATCGACACCGAGTTCATGGGGGTTCTGCTCAACCAGCTCGGCGCGGCCGGCGGTTACGCCGCTGAGGCGTACATCGTCGCCCACGAGTACGGGCACCACATCTCCAACCTGACGGGGCAGATGCGGGAGGCCCGAGCTGGCGGCAATGACACCGGTCCGGAGTCCAACGCGGTGCGGCTCGAGTTGCAGGCCGACTGCTACGCCGGTGTCTGGTTCAAGAACGCGATGAATGATCCCGACGGGCTCATCGAGACCGTGACGCAGGACGACCTCAACCGCATCGTCGATGCGGCGCGCGCCGTCGGCGACGATCACATCCAGCAGCAGCAGGGCGGCCGCGTGGTCCCCGAGAGCTGGACCCACGGGTCGTCGCAGATGCGTCAGTACTGGGTGGCGAAGGGATTCCAGTCGGGCGACCCGAACGTCTGTGACACCTTCAGCACCGACGATCTTGGCGGCTAG
- the mca gene encoding mycothiol conjugate amidase Mca codes for MTRADLPRLRLLHVHAHPDDESSKGAATTAKYVAEGVDVMVATCTGGERGSVLNPKLAGDPTVEANIAEIRRREMARAREILGVEQVWLGFVDSGLPEGDPPPPLPTGCFGTLDPRVAAGPLVRVIREFRPHVVTTYDEQGGYPHPDHIMCHRITVEAFNAAADPTAWPEHGPPWQAAKLYYHMSFHRRRFEQLERAMHEAGLECHFPARDEDPYSYGRLTTFVHCAEYFPVRDEALRAHATQIDPDGPWFAVPLAIQQAGWPTEDYQLVVSKVPTMIPEDDLFKGLRPEPLVPEFMI; via the coding sequence ATGACCCGCGCCGACCTCCCGCGACTGCGGCTGCTTCACGTCCACGCCCATCCCGACGACGAGTCCAGTAAGGGCGCCGCAACCACGGCCAAGTACGTCGCCGAGGGCGTCGACGTGATGGTGGCGACGTGCACGGGCGGCGAACGTGGTTCGGTGCTGAACCCGAAACTGGCGGGGGACCCCACCGTCGAGGCGAACATCGCCGAGATCCGACGACGCGAGATGGCTCGCGCCAGGGAGATTCTCGGGGTCGAGCAGGTGTGGCTGGGATTCGTCGATTCGGGACTTCCAGAGGGGGATCCTCCGCCGCCCCTGCCCACCGGATGCTTCGGGACGCTCGACCCCCGGGTGGCCGCTGGACCACTCGTGCGGGTGATCCGCGAGTTCAGGCCGCATGTGGTGACCACCTACGACGAGCAGGGCGGCTACCCGCACCCCGATCACATCATGTGCCACAGGATCACCGTCGAGGCGTTCAACGCCGCGGCTGATCCGACGGCGTGGCCCGAGCATGGCCCCCCGTGGCAGGCCGCGAAATTGTACTACCACATGAGCTTCCACCGACGACGCTTCGAGCAGTTGGAGCGGGCCATGCATGAGGCGGGACTCGAGTGCCACTTCCCCGCCCGCGACGAGGATCCCTATTCCTACGGGCGTCTCACGACCTTCGTCCACTGCGCCGAGTACTTCCCCGTGCGGGACGAGGCGCTCCGGGCGCACGCAACGCAGATCGACCCCGACGGACCCTGGTTCGCTGTGCCGCTGGCCATCCAGCAGGCTGGCTGGCCCACGGAGGACTACCAGTTGGTGGTGTCCAAGGTGCCGACGATGATCCCCGAGGACGATCTCTTCAAGGGGCTCCGCCCGGAACCGCTGGTGCCCGAGTTCATGATCTGA
- the greA gene encoding transcription elongation factor GreA: protein MSETAADVVWLTQEAFEKLEAELNELKTVGREEVSARIASAREEGDLSENGGYHAAREEQGLMEGRIRQLEDLLRRAKVGQSQGAADEVAPGKLITVAYDGDDSDTDTFLLGSREVLGVDDSVDHQVYSPQSPLGSAIVGAKVGDEVRYEAPNGKELMVVVLKVETL, encoded by the coding sequence ATGTCTGAAACTGCTGCTGACGTCGTGTGGCTCACCCAGGAGGCCTTCGAGAAGCTCGAGGCCGAACTGAATGAGCTCAAGACCGTGGGGCGCGAAGAAGTGAGCGCCCGAATCGCCTCCGCCCGCGAAGAGGGCGACCTGAGCGAAAACGGTGGCTACCATGCTGCCCGCGAGGAGCAAGGCCTCATGGAGGGCCGGATCCGCCAGTTGGAGGATCTCCTTCGTCGCGCGAAGGTCGGCCAATCCCAGGGCGCGGCCGACGAAGTCGCGCCGGGCAAACTCATCACCGTCGCCTACGACGGCGACGACAGCGATACCGACACATTCCTGCTCGGCTCACGGGAAGTCCTCGGTGTCGACGACTCGGTCGACCATCAGGTCTACTCACCCCAGTCCCCGCTCGGCTCCGCCATCGTCGGGGCCAAGGTCGGCGACGAGGTGCGCTACGAGGCGCCCAACGGCAAGGAACTGATGGTCGTGGTCCTCAAGGTCGAGACTCTCTGA
- a CDS encoding uracil-DNA glycosylase, whose translation MPKPLADLVSPDWADALAPVEGQIAAMGSFLRDEIADGHSYLPAGDQILRAFTRPLADVRVLILGQDPYPTVGHPVGLSFSVARDVRPLPGSLRNIYRELASDLGVEAPDHGDLTSWFEQGVLLLNRVLTVRPGAPASHRGKGWEEVTARAVEALARRGGPLVAILWGRDAQSATPMLGDVPIIASAHPSPLSARSGFYGSRPFSRANRHLEEQGAAPIDWQIPD comes from the coding sequence ATGCCGAAGCCGCTCGCCGACCTCGTATCCCCCGACTGGGCCGATGCGCTGGCCCCCGTGGAAGGCCAGATCGCGGCCATGGGGAGTTTCCTCCGCGACGAGATCGCCGACGGCCACTCGTACCTCCCCGCCGGAGATCAGATCCTGCGGGCCTTCACCAGGCCCCTTGCCGACGTGCGCGTGCTCATCCTCGGGCAGGACCCCTACCCCACCGTCGGCCACCCCGTCGGACTGTCGTTCTCGGTGGCCCGGGATGTGAGGCCACTCCCCGGAAGCCTGCGCAATATCTACCGCGAACTGGCCAGCGATCTCGGCGTGGAGGCGCCTGACCACGGCGATCTCACGTCCTGGTTCGAGCAGGGCGTGCTCCTGCTGAACCGCGTCCTCACCGTCCGTCCCGGAGCACCGGCCAGCCACCGCGGAAAGGGCTGGGAGGAGGTGACGGCCCGGGCCGTCGAGGCGTTGGCACGCAGGGGCGGCCCCCTCGTGGCGATCCTCTGGGGTCGTGACGCTCAGTCCGCAACTCCCATGCTGGGCGACGTGCCGATCATCGCCAGCGCTCACCCTTCCCCGCTCTCGGCCCGCTCAGGCTTCTACGGATCAAGGCCGTTCAGCCGGGCCAACCGGCACCTGGAGGAACAGGGCGCAGCGCCCATCGACTGGCAGATTCCCGACTAG
- a CDS encoding aldo/keto reductase yields MEKRILGKTDRAVGVVGQGCWQFGGDWGDVGDGAAMGVLHAAADAGVTFFDTADVYGDGHSEELVGRFIKERGDSGLMVATKLGRRADPFVAETYTRENLRAWTERSLKLLGVDTIDLTQLHCPPTPVYSTDSVYDALDEMVDEGKLRNYGVSVETVDEAMTALERPGVATIQIILNVFRRKPLERVLPAAREAGVGIIARVPLASGLLTGKFSEDSSFAATDHRSYNRFGEAFDQGETFSGVPYELGVQAAREFAEVVPEGITPAQFALRWIIDQPGVSVVIPGASRAEQAEANAAAGSLPELTPAQLAALERIYDRRIREFVHDRW; encoded by the coding sequence ATGGAAAAGCGGATTCTTGGAAAGACAGATCGCGCGGTCGGTGTCGTCGGTCAAGGTTGCTGGCAGTTCGGCGGAGATTGGGGCGACGTCGGTGACGGCGCCGCCATGGGCGTGCTGCACGCGGCAGCCGACGCCGGCGTCACCTTCTTCGACACCGCGGACGTCTACGGCGATGGGCACAGCGAGGAGCTGGTTGGCCGCTTCATCAAGGAGCGCGGCGACTCGGGTCTGATGGTGGCCACGAAACTCGGCCGACGCGCCGACCCCTTCGTCGCTGAGACCTACACGCGGGAGAATCTCCGCGCCTGGACCGAACGGTCCCTGAAGCTTCTCGGGGTCGACACCATCGACCTCACTCAGCTGCACTGCCCACCGACGCCGGTGTACTCCACGGACTCGGTCTACGACGCCCTCGACGAGATGGTGGACGAGGGCAAGCTCCGCAATTACGGAGTTTCGGTCGAGACCGTCGACGAGGCCATGACGGCGCTGGAGCGCCCGGGAGTGGCCACCATCCAGATCATTCTCAACGTGTTCAGGCGCAAGCCGCTTGAGCGCGTCCTGCCCGCGGCCCGCGAGGCGGGCGTCGGCATTATCGCGCGGGTGCCGTTGGCCAGCGGTCTGCTGACCGGAAAGTTCAGCGAGGACTCGTCCTTCGCCGCCACTGACCACCGCTCCTACAACCGGTTCGGCGAGGCGTTCGATCAGGGCGAGACGTTCTCGGGCGTCCCCTACGAGCTCGGCGTGCAGGCGGCGCGAGAGTTCGCCGAGGTGGTACCCGAGGGCATCACCCCCGCCCAGTTCGCGCTGCGCTGGATCATCGACCAGCCCGGCGTCTCCGTCGTCATCCCGGGTGCCAGCCGGGCGGAACAGGCGGAAGCCAACGCGGCGGCAGGTTCGCTGCCCGAGCTGACGCCCGCTCAGCTGGCTGCGCTGGAGCGGATCTACGACCGCAGGATCCGGGAGTTCGTGCACGACCGCTGGTGA
- a CDS encoding DUF2089 domain-containing protein, whose amino-acid sequence MVKHLYHAPADCPVCGDELITTRKGCLKCGSELAGEFASCEFCALSEPDLQILRVFLGSRGNLREVEKHLQVSYPTARARLDAVLVKLGFDQAGERNAPEHAEQDGRDSDSATPESQILERVARGELSPEVAAQLLGD is encoded by the coding sequence ATGGTGAAGCATCTGTACCACGCGCCCGCCGACTGCCCCGTCTGTGGCGACGAGCTCATCACGACGCGCAAGGGGTGCCTCAAGTGCGGATCGGAACTCGCCGGTGAGTTCGCGTCCTGTGAGTTCTGCGCGCTCTCCGAGCCGGACCTGCAGATCCTTCGGGTCTTCCTGGGCTCGCGCGGCAACCTGCGCGAGGTCGAGAAGCACCTTCAGGTGTCCTACCCGACAGCGCGGGCCCGTCTGGACGCCGTGTTGGTGAAGCTGGGCTTCGATCAGGCTGGCGAACGCAACGCTCCTGAGCACGCGGAGCAGGACGGGCGAGACTCCGATTCGGCGACGCCGGAGAGCCAGATCCTGGAGCGCGTCGCCCGGGGAGAGCTGAGTCCGGAGGTCGCGGCCCAACTCCTCGGCGACTGA
- the msrA gene encoding peptide-methionine (S)-S-oxide reductase MsrA → MEIDVLAWLNSRMNQTPQMVTEREALPGRDATILSPMPTHEVLGLPLDEVPTGCEVAYFALGCYWGVERLYWETDGVVNTAAGFMGGFTPNPTYRETCTGRTGHTETVRVVFDPARVSYDDLLRIFWENHDPTQVNRQGNDLGTQYRSAIFPTNDEQARAAERTRAEFQANLASEGFGSIATEIVPDQTFFYAEDEHQQYLHKNPHGYCPIHATGVKCGPRD, encoded by the coding sequence ATGGAAATCGACGTCCTCGCCTGGCTGAACTCCCGCATGAATCAAACGCCGCAGATGGTGACAGAGCGCGAGGCGCTCCCCGGGCGCGACGCAACCATCCTCAGCCCCATGCCCACCCACGAGGTGTTGGGCCTCCCTCTTGATGAGGTGCCGACCGGCTGCGAGGTGGCCTACTTCGCGCTTGGGTGTTACTGGGGGGTCGAGCGGCTCTACTGGGAGACCGACGGCGTCGTCAACACCGCGGCGGGCTTCATGGGCGGCTTCACACCCAACCCGACCTACCGCGAGACCTGCACGGGACGGACGGGTCACACCGAGACGGTGCGCGTCGTCTTCGATCCGGCGCGGGTGTCCTACGACGATTTGCTGCGCATCTTCTGGGAGAACCACGACCCCACCCAGGTCAACCGCCAGGGCAACGATCTGGGCACGCAGTACAGGTCGGCGATCTTCCCCACCAACGACGAGCAGGCCAGGGCTGCCGAGCGCACGCGTGCAGAGTTCCAGGCCAACCTCGCCTCCGAGGGCTTCGGATCTATCGCGACTGAGATCGTGCCCGACCAGACATTCTTCTACGCCGAGGACGAGCACCAGCAGTACCTGCACAAGAACCCGCACGGATACTGCCCCATCCATGCCACCGGCGTGAAGTGCGGCCCGCGGGACTGA